From the Lysobacter soyae genome, the window AGGCCACAAGCAACTAATACTGACGGCATGATCGCGAGGCCATCGAGGCCATCGGTGAGATTCACCGCGTTGGAGAAGCCCACCACCCAAAAATAGGCAATGGCGACAAAGCCAATGCCCGCGAGCGGCAAAGCCACCGACTTGAACAAAGGCACATAGAAGGTGGTCGCCGCCGGCACACTGGCGAACTTCCACAAGTAAATGCCGATCGCCAGACCGAACAGGGATTGCAGCAAATATTTCCAACGCGACTTCATCCCGTTGGGATCGCGCTTGACGATCTTGATCCAATCGTCCCACCAGCCGATCGCGCCGTAGGCAACCATCGCAAACAACACAATCCAGACGTATTTGTTGCGCAGATCACCCCACAACAACACGGTGGCCAAGATGGTGAGCAGGATCAACACACCGCCCATGGTCGGCGTGCCCGCCTTTGAGAAATGCGATTGCGGGCCGTCGGTGCGGATCGGTTGGCCGCCGCTTTTCAGACTGGCCAAATAGCGAATGACGACCGGACCCCACCACAGCGACAACGCGAGTGAGGTGAGCGCGGCGAGGATCGCGCGGAAGGTCAGGTAATTGAACAGGCCGAAGTGGCGCTGCATCGATTCAAGATAGCGAAACAATTCAAGCAGCATGATCTTCCCCCTCCAGCAATGCGTTGACGATGCGATCCATCGCACTGCTCCGTGAGCCTTTGACCAAAATCCGTACCGGCGACGTCAGGTCGGCGACCAGTTGTGCAGCCAAGGCGGCATGGCTTTCAAATCTGTAGGCGCCTTCGCCGAACGCGGCAGCGGCTGCTGCGCTCAACTCGCCCAAGGTGTAAAGACGTTGGATTCCCGCCGCTTTGGCGCGACGGCCGCTTTCCGCATGCAGGGCTACGGCATCGTCGCCGAGTTCGCGCATGTCACCCAGCACCAGCCAACGCTCGCCTTTCGCGGCCGCCAGAGTGTCTATCGCGGCGGCGAGCGAACCCGGGTTGGCGTTGTAGCTGTCGTCGATCAGGACAGAACCGTTCGACAAGCGATGCGGCAACAAGCGACCTTTCACTTGTTCAGCGTTTTCCAGCCCCGCGACGATTTGCGCGAAAGGCACATCCAATGCCATTGCCATCGACGCCGCAGCCAATGCATTGGCAACATTGTGTCGACCCGGCATTTTCAACACGACCCCGGCGTTGCCGATTGGCATATGCAAGTCGAATTGCGATTGGTCGGCGTCGCAGCGGATACTTGTGGCGATCACATCCGCGCTGGCGTCGAGCGCGAAGCGCAGCACACGGCGACCTTGGGCTCGCTCAGCAAAATAGCCCGCAAACGCGTCATCGGCGTTGATGACGGCGGTACCGTTGATTTTCAGCGCGTCGTAGATGGCGGCCTTGGTATCGGCGACGCCCAGCAAACTGCCCATGCGCTCCAAGTGTGCGGGTGCGATGTTGTTGACGAGCGCCACATCAGGCGCTGCCACACGTGTCAGGTAGGCAATGTCACCCGGTTTGCCCGCGCCCATTTCATAGACGGCGATGGCAGCCTCTTCGGGTGCCGCAAGGACTGACAACGGCAGGCCGATTTCGTTATTGAGGTTGCCGGGATTGGCGTAGGCACCACCGGCTTCATTCAAGATCGACAGCAGCAGCGTTTTCACACTGGTTTTGCCGTTGCTGCCGGTCAGGGCCGCAACGCGCGTGGCACGCGCGGCTTGCATCGCGCCAGCCCAGGCGGCGAGCGCCAATTCCGTGTTGGCCACAACGATTTGCGGTACGGCGAGATCGGCGAACTGACGCGATACCAACACCGCGACAGCGCCCGCTTCCACTGCGCGCGCCAAGTGGTCATGGCCGTCGAAGTTTTCACCCTTCAAGGCAATAAACAGAATGCGGCCGTCTTGCGTGGCGAGCGTGCGGGTATCGATGGAGACAGCATCAATCGACGCATTGGCGTCATCGGTTTGGAACAACCGACCGCCACTCATGCGTGCGATATCTGCCAATTGGAGTGACTTCATTGCGCGCCCCCCAATTGCACATTGCCGTCCGGGAACGGATAGCTCAGGACCGCCCGCGCCACTTCGGTGTCATCAAAGTGATGGCGTTCGCCGTTGACTTCTTGATAGTCCTCATGCCCCTTCCCGGCAATGAGCACCACGTCGCCGGCACGCGCAGTTTGGATGGCTGTCTTGATGGCATGCGCGCGATCGCGAATGACTTCGACATTGGCGGGTGATTGCATGCCTTCGAGAATCTGGGCAACGATGACATCGCCGTCTTCAGTGCGCGGATTGTCATCGGTCACGATGGCGACATCCGCCAATCGTTCGGCAATCGCGCCCATCTGCGGCCGCTTGCCGGTATCGCGGTCGCCACCGCAGCCGAAGACACAAATGAGTTGGGTGTCGGTGTGGATGCGCAAGGTTTTCAATGCTTGTTCGAGGGCGTCCGGGGTGTGTGCGTAGTCGATCACCACCAGCGGCTGATCGCCGCCGCCCAATTTGTTCATGCGTCCGTGGATGGGACGCAGTGCGCCCAATGCACCGGCGATGTCTTTGCCACCATGGTTTTGCGCGCGCAGCACGCCGGCAACGGCGAGCAGGTTGTCGACGTTGAAACGACCGAGCAAGGACGAATGCACCGCGTGCATCTCGTTAGCGATATACAAATCGAAATGGATGCCGTCGGTGTTGAAGCGCAGGTTTTTGGCGCGAACGTCTGCTTCCGACGCACCTTCGGCGCTGGTGCGGATAACTTGCACGTTCGGCGCAAGATCCGCCACCAGCGTCGCGCCGAACGCATCGTCCACGTTGATCACGGCATGCGACAGTGTCGGCCATTGGAACAGGCGACGTTTTGCCGCGCCGTATTCTTCCATGCTGCCGTGGTAATCGAGATGGTCACGTGTCAGATTGCTGAAAACGGCAATATCGAATGCGATGCCATCCACACGACCTTGATCGAGAGCATGGGAACTGACTTCCATCACCAAGGCGCTTGCGCCCTGCGCGCGCATGTCGGCAATCAATGCATGGGTTTCCAACACCAACGGCGTGGTGAACCCGGTGGCGACTTCTTTGCCGTGCAGGCCGGCACCCAACGTGCCGATGGTGCCCACGGTTTCGCCAAGCCGGCTCCAGGCTTGTGCAATGAGTTGCGTAGTCGAGGTTTTGCCGTTGGTGCCGGTCACACCCACGATTTCCATCGATTCGGTGACGTCGCCATAAAGGCGATTGGCGAGAACGGCCAAATGCGTGCTGAGCCCTTTGACTTCAATCGCATCCGCCGGAATGTCGATGCCTTCCGCGACCGGACCCTCATAAACGATGGCGACGGCACCGTTGGCGCGCGCGGCGTCGGCAAAACGCAGGCCGTGTTGGCTGCCTTCGCCACGCGGCGGCAGGATGGCAACGAAAACGTCACCTTGCCGGATCAAGCGGCTGTCTTGTTTCAATCCGCGCACCGACACGTCATTGGAGACCGAAGCAAAGCCTTCAAGCAGTGTGGACAAGGACATGGCTGCGCTCATGGCGTCACCACCTTGGCAGCGGCTGCAGGTGCCTTGGTCTTGCTGTTGGCGGCGAGCCAGCTTTGCAAATCATCCGGCGGGACATCGTCCAAGCGCAGCGCGCCTTCAATCACGTTGCGGAACACCGGGGCGGAAACCGTGCCGCCGTAGTAACCCTTCTTCGACGCGTCGGGACTGTTCAGCACCACCACCATGGAAAAGCGCGGATTGTCGACCGGCGCCACACCAGCAAAAAAGGCGAAATAGCGACGTGAATAACCGCCACCGCTGGCAATGCGAGCCGTACCGGTTTTACCGGCAACGTGATAGCCGAGAATCGATGCCTGCGTGGCGGTGCCGCCCGGCTCCGTCACGGTTTGCATCATCTTCATGACTTCGTGCGCGACTTTTGGCGAGAGCACTTCCTTGCCTTCGTCGCTACCGCCCTTGAGGAAGGTCGGGGTATGTGCGGTGCCGTTGTTGGCCAAGGTGGCATAGGCGCGCGCCACTTGCAGTGGCGTCACCGACAAGCTGTAGCCGTAGGACATCGTTTGCTTTTGCGTTCCGTCCCAACGCGAAGGATCGGCGAGAATGCCCGCACCTTCGCCCGGGAAACCGCTATTGGTGCGCTGG encodes:
- a CDS encoding UDP-N-acetylmuramoyl-tripeptide--D-alanyl-D-alanine ligase — encoded protein: MKSLQLADIARMSGGRLFQTDDANASIDAVSIDTRTLATQDGRILFIALKGENFDGHDHLARAVEAGAVAVLVSRQFADLAVPQIVVANTELALAAWAGAMQAARATRVAALTGSNGKTSVKTLLLSILNEAGGAYANPGNLNNEIGLPLSVLAAPEEAAIAVYEMGAGKPGDIAYLTRVAAPDVALVNNIAPAHLERMGSLLGVADTKAAIYDALKINGTAVINADDAFAGYFAERAQGRRVLRFALDASADVIATSIRCDADQSQFDLHMPIGNAGVVLKMPGRHNVANALAAASMAMALDVPFAQIVAGLENAEQVKGRLLPHRLSNGSVLIDDSYNANPGSLAAAIDTLAAAKGERWLVLGDMRELGDDAVALHAESGRRAKAAGIQRLYTLGELSAAAAAAFGEGAYRFESHAALAAQLVADLTSPVRILVKGSRSSAMDRIVNALLEGEDHAA
- a CDS encoding UDP-N-acetylmuramoyl-L-alanyl-D-glutamate--2,6-diaminopimelate ligase yields the protein MSLSTLLEGFASVSNDVSVRGLKQDSRLIRQGDVFVAILPPRGEGSQHGLRFADAARANGAVAIVYEGPVAEGIDIPADAIEVKGLSTHLAVLANRLYGDVTESMEIVGVTGTNGKTSTTQLIAQAWSRLGETVGTIGTLGAGLHGKEVATGFTTPLVLETHALIADMRAQGASALVMEVSSHALDQGRVDGIAFDIAVFSNLTRDHLDYHGSMEEYGAAKRRLFQWPTLSHAVINVDDAFGATLVADLAPNVQVIRTSAEGASEADVRAKNLRFNTDGIHFDLYIANEMHAVHSSLLGRFNVDNLLAVAGVLRAQNHGGKDIAGALGALRPIHGRMNKLGGGDQPLVVIDYAHTPDALEQALKTLRIHTDTQLICVFGCGGDRDTGKRPQMGAIAERLADVAIVTDDNPRTEDGDVIVAQILEGMQSPANVEVIRDRAHAIKTAIQTARAGDVVLIAGKGHEDYQEVNGERHHFDDTEVARAVLSYPFPDGNVQLGGAQ
- the mraY gene encoding phospho-N-acetylmuramoyl-pentapeptide-transferase, with translation MLLELFRYLESMQRHFGLFNYLTFRAILAALTSLALSLWWGPVVIRYLASLKSGGQPIRTDGPQSHFSKAGTPTMGGVLILLTILATVLLWGDLRNKYVWIVLFAMVAYGAIGWWDDWIKIVKRDPNGMKSRWKYLLQSLFGLAIGIYLWKFASVPAATTFYVPLFKSVALPLAGIGFVAIAYFWVVGFSNAVNLTDGLDGLAIMPSVLVACGLGVFAYASGHAEFSKYLQIPQVPGAGELLIVCTAIAGAGLGFLWFNTYPAMVFMGDIGALALGAVLGTVAVIVRQELVLVIMGGIFVIETLSVMIQVASFKLTGKRVFRMAPIHHHFELKGWPEPRVIVRFWIISVVLVLIGLATLKVR